A genomic stretch from Caldicellulosiruptoraceae bacterium PP1 includes:
- a CDS encoding AIR synthase family protein → MEIGKVPNHILKNYIFDNIKYKDEIKLYPSLGEDSAAVDISGNIAVLTCDPVTASDNNSGYISVIIVCNDLASSGAIPVGILSTILLPPNSSENEFAKIIENIKVACDELNITLLGGHSEVTHNVTKPIIISTGFGKTEDKYLVSTKNAKVKDKIIITKSLAIEGTAIIANDFEDRLKEFLPDKLISEAKNFIKNICVVKEGLIARKYANSMHDITEGGLFGALYEVCKASNVGAIIYERNIKLNKITQKICEHFNINPYKLISSGSMLITTNKAEELLNELKQNNIDAFIIGEVIESNEIKFIRLDGSIEYINESPIDEIYKVK, encoded by the coding sequence ATGGAAATAGGTAAAGTTCCAAATCATATACTTAAAAATTATATATTTGATAATATAAAATATAAAGATGAAATAAAGCTTTATCCATCATTAGGTGAAGATTCGGCAGCTGTTGATATTTCTGGAAATATTGCAGTACTTACTTGCGATCCTGTAACAGCATCAGACAATAATAGTGGTTACATTTCAGTCATTATTGTATGTAATGATTTAGCTTCAAGTGGTGCTATTCCTGTTGGCATTCTTTCTACAATTTTGCTACCTCCAAATAGTTCAGAAAATGAATTTGCTAAAATAATAGAAAATATTAAAGTTGCGTGTGATGAACTAAATATTACCTTATTAGGCGGACATAGTGAAGTAACTCATAATGTTACAAAACCCATAATTATATCTACTGGTTTTGGTAAAACTGAAGATAAATATTTAGTGTCTACCAAAAATGCTAAAGTAAAAGATAAAATAATTATTACAAAATCTTTAGCAATTGAAGGAACTGCTATAATTGCAAACGATTTTGAAGATAGATTAAAAGAATTTTTGCCTGATAAGTTGATATCAGAAGCAAAAAATTTTATTAAAAATATATGTGTTGTAAAAGAAGGGTTAATTGCTAGGAAATATGCTAATTCTATGCACGACATAACTGAGGGTGGACTTTTTGGTGCTTTATACGAAGTATGTAAAGCATCTAATGTTGGTGCTATAATATATGAGAGAAATATAAAATTAAATAAAATAACTCAAAAAATATGTGAACATTTTAATATAAATCCTTATAAGCTTATTTCAAGTGGTAGTATGTTAATTACTACAAATAAAGCAGAAGAACTTTTAAATGAATTAAAGCAAAATAATATAGATGCTTTTATTATTGGAGAAGTAATTGAATCTAATGAAATAAAGTTTATAAGATTAGATGGTAGTATTGAATACATTAATGAATCACCAATAGATGAAATATATAAGGTGAAATAG
- the pgsA gene encoding CDP-diacylglycerol--glycerol-3-phosphate 3-phosphatidyltransferase: MLNLPNILTVFRLFLIPLFVIIFFSNNEFKYIYSIFIFLLSGFTDILDGYLARKYNQITNFGKLIDPLADKLLIIVVLWCLVLKNFIPEVILIIIILKEVLMIIGSLFLYKRVNIVVSANIYGKLATFMFYLSIILLLLKIEISRFLLYIAVSFALLAMFIYISKYLKEFKYMKAPSDMNK; the protein is encoded by the coding sequence TTGTTGAATTTACCGAATATCCTTACAGTTTTCAGACTATTTTTGATACCACTATTTGTTATTATATTTTTTTCTAATAATGAATTTAAATATATTTATTCAATATTTATTTTTCTTCTTTCAGGTTTTACTGATATCTTAGATGGATATTTAGCAAGAAAATATAATCAAATAACAAATTTTGGTAAACTAATTGATCCACTAGCAGATAAATTGCTTATTATTGTTGTGCTTTGGTGTTTAGTGTTAAAAAACTTTATTCCTGAAGTTATTCTAATTATTATTATACTTAAAGAAGTTTTAATGATAATTGGATCATTGTTTTTATATAAAAGAGTAAATATTGTTGTGTCTGCTAATATTTATGGTAAACTAGCTACATTTATGTTTTATTTATCAATTATTTTATTGTTGTTAAAAATTGAAATAAGTAGATTTTTACTATACATTGCAGTAAGTTTTGCGTTGTTGGCTATGTTTATATATATAAGTAAATATTTAAAAGAATTTAAATATATGAAAGCACCTTCTGATATGAATAAATAG
- a CDS encoding sensor histidine kinase, producing the protein MKSIYVKMVSIYTILVTIGFLLFGFILNNLVEYYFIQQKQNQLLNEAEKISSSFALWYVTGIVDRDRFRFEMNFLEDYLNASIIMINKNANIVLQSDRLINLKPEFIKKTRDIIFSSNIVSKRTTPIGSSEEHYVVGYPVIVNNQVIAGLLLTTSINQISKTLDIFNRIVWVITLFEIVLVLIITYILTQKITLPIKKLALVSRKVAEGDFNQIIDVKITSEDEIGELIKSFNYMTEKLKNLEYMRRSFIANVSHELRSPLTSIRGFLEGILDGTIPEAKHEYYLSIIKEETIKLNNLINQLLELSRLEWGKINLNISQFKLHSLVAEELISFEKRIEEKNLYIDFNIDEKLVVLGDRELIGRVIHNLIDNAIKYNKKDGSIIFSCEVIDKQAFISIEDTGVGIPDEMQKFIWERFYKVDESRSLENGVGLGLSIVKEIIKLHNQNIWVESKVGYGTKFTFTLNTQ; encoded by the coding sequence ATGAAATCAATATATGTTAAAATGGTAAGTATATACACAATATTAGTTACTATAGGATTTTTATTATTCGGTTTTATATTAAACAATCTTGTTGAATATTATTTTATACAACAAAAACAGAATCAACTTTTAAATGAAGCAGAAAAAATTTCATCATCATTTGCTTTATGGTATGTTACTGGTATTGTGGATAGAGATAGATTCCGCTTTGAAATGAATTTTTTAGAAGATTATCTTAATGCCTCTATCATCATGATTAATAAGAATGCTAATATTGTTCTTCAATCAGACAGATTAATTAATTTAAAACCTGAATTTATTAAAAAAACAAGAGATATTATTTTTTCAAGTAACATTGTAAGTAAAAGAACCACTCCAATAGGTTCATCTGAAGAGCACTATGTAGTTGGTTATCCAGTAATTGTAAATAATCAAGTAATTGCCGGATTATTATTAACAACATCAATAAACCAAATTTCAAAAACTTTAGATATCTTTAATAGAATAGTATGGGTTATTACTTTATTCGAGATTGTTTTAGTATTAATAATTACTTATATTCTAACTCAAAAAATAACATTACCGATTAAAAAACTTGCTTTAGTATCAAGAAAAGTTGCAGAGGGTGATTTTAATCAAATTATTGATGTAAAAATTACTTCAGAAGATGAAATAGGAGAATTAATAAAATCTTTTAATTATATGACAGAAAAGCTGAAAAATTTAGAATATATGAGACGGAGTTTTATTGCAAATGTATCTCACGAGTTGAGATCTCCATTGACATCTATAAGAGGCTTTCTTGAAGGGATACTAGATGGAACAATACCTGAAGCAAAACATGAATATTATTTAAGTATTATTAAAGAAGAAACAATTAAACTTAATAACTTAATTAATCAATTATTAGAATTATCAAGGCTAGAATGGGGCAAAATAAATTTAAATATTTCTCAATTCAAATTACATTCTTTAGTTGCAGAGGAATTAATTAGTTTTGAAAAAAGAATTGAAGAAAAAAACTTATATATTGATTTCAACATAGATGAAAAGCTAGTTGTATTAGGTGATAGGGAACTTATAGGAAGAGTAATTCATAATTTAATTGATAATGCCATCAAATATAATAAAAAAGATGGAAGTATTATTTTTTCATGTGAAGTAATTGATAAACAAGCTTTTATATCTATTGAAGATACAGGTGTTGGAATACCAGATGAAATGCAAAAATTTATTTGGGAAAGATTTTATAAAGTAGATGAATCACGAAGTTTAGAGAATGGTGTTGGTTTAGGACTTTCAATTGTAAAGGAAATTATAAAACTTCATAATCAAAATATTTGGGTTGAAAGCAAAGTAGGTTATGGCACAAAATTTACCTTTACACTTAATACACAATAA
- a CDS encoding single-stranded DNA-binding protein encodes MTQVPLENNKVYVCGKVISDLEFSHENYGEKFYTCKIEIPRLSEQKDYLIVTISDRLLINLNISQGDLIEVIGQFRSYNNTSESGNKLLLTVFARDIKKIEEFGDIKSLNQIYLDGYICKKPQYRTTPFGREITDILLAVNRLYGKSDYIPCIAWGRNARFANTFEIGDNIRVWGRIQSRDYQKKISDQEVVTRTAYEISISKLEKVEKKVEIKE; translated from the coding sequence ATGACACAGGTTCCTTTGGAAAACAATAAAGTTTATGTTTGCGGTAAGGTTATATCTGATCTTGAATTCAGTCATGAAAATTATGGTGAGAAATTTTATACTTGTAAAATTGAAATTCCAAGACTTTCAGAACAAAAGGACTATCTTATTGTAACTATTTCTGATAGATTATTAATTAATCTTAATATTTCGCAAGGAGATTTAATTGAAGTAATTGGACAATTTAGATCATATAACAATACTTCTGAAAGTGGAAATAAATTATTATTAACAGTTTTTGCAAGAGATATCAAAAAGATAGAAGAATTTGGTGATATTAAATCACTAAATCAGATTTATTTAGATGGTTATATATGTAAAAAACCTCAATACAGAACTACTCCATTTGGAAGAGAAATAACTGACATTTTACTTGCTGTTAATAGATTATATGGGAAATCAGATTATATTCCATGTATTGCATGGGGACGAAATGCTAGATTCGCAAATACTTTTGAAATTGGTGATAATATAAGAGTATGGGGAAGAATACAAAGCAGAGATTATCAAAAGAAAATATCTGATCAAGAGGTTGTTACGAGAACAGCTTATGAGATTTCCATTTCAAAGTTAGAAAAAGTTGAAAAAAAAGTTGAAATAAAAGAGTAG
- a CDS encoding response regulator, with protein MAKILVIDDDPKISSLIELYLSKEGYEIIIANDGNEGVNLFKIEAPNLVILDLMLPKKDGYEVCKDIRKISNIPIIMLTAKGETFDKVLGLELGADDYIVKPFEPKELIARVKAVLRRTQHEKEDEKIVVHPNLMIDLNTYIVKVNNNEIEMPPKEIELLYFLASHPNKVFTREQLLNQIWGYDYLGDTRTVDVHIKRIREKIENEKNGWQIKTVWGVGYKFEI; from the coding sequence ATGGCAAAGATTTTGGTGATTGATGATGATCCAAAAATTTCTTCTTTAATAGAACTCTATCTTTCAAAGGAAGGATATGAGATAATAATAGCTAATGATGGAAACGAAGGTGTTAATTTATTTAAAATTGAAGCACCTAATTTAGTAATTTTAGACTTAATGTTACCTAAAAAAGATGGTTATGAAGTATGTAAAGATATTAGAAAAATAAGTAATATTCCTATTATTATGCTGACGGCTAAGGGTGAAACATTTGATAAAGTATTGGGACTTGAATTAGGAGCAGACGATTATATTGTAAAACCTTTTGAACCTAAGGAACTTATTGCTCGTGTAAAGGCAGTTTTAAGGAGAACACAACATGAAAAGGAAGATGAAAAAATTGTTGTCCATCCTAACTTAATGATTGATTTAAATACATATATTGTAAAAGTAAATAACAATGAAATAGAAATGCCTCCTAAAGAAATTGAATTATTGTATTTCTTAGCTTCTCATCCTAATAAGGTTTTTACTCGTGAACAACTATTAAATCAAATATGGGGATATGATTATTTAGGAGATACAAGAACTGTTGACGTTCATATAAAGAGAATTAGAGAAAAAATAGAAAATGAAAAAAATGGTTGGCAAATTAAAACAGTATGGGGTGTTGGTTATAAATTTGAAATATAG
- the pdaB gene encoding polysaccharide deacetylase family sporulation protein PdaB yields MFRVFNFSKQIRVILFTAVIILSIYVIYIYYNLSVEVFKPNKLLPIYCVDRGDKKVALTFDAAWGNDDTKDLLKILEKYNAKATFFLVGFWVDKFPDDVKLIHQKGHEIGSHSNKHLHMSRLSEQEIIQDINSCEEKIINIIGKKPIVFRAPFGDYNNLLISTLNKLGYYVIQWDVDSLDWKNLSANEITRRVLSKVKSGSIILFHNNAPNTKYALEDILRNLKNQGYSFVTVSELIYKKDFYIDHNGTQKVIND; encoded by the coding sequence ATGTTTAGAGTGTTTAATTTTTCAAAACAAATTAGGGTTATTTTATTTACCGCTGTTATAATACTTTCTATATATGTTATATATATATACTATAATTTATCTGTTGAAGTATTTAAACCAAATAAGCTTTTACCAATCTATTGCGTTGATAGAGGTGATAAAAAAGTTGCATTAACATTTGATGCTGCTTGGGGAAATGATGATACTAAAGATTTATTAAAAATCCTTGAAAAGTATAATGCAAAAGCTACCTTTTTTTTAGTTGGTTTTTGGGTTGACAAGTTTCCAGATGATGTAAAATTGATACACCAAAAGGGTCATGAAATTGGAAGCCATTCAAATAAACATTTGCACATGTCAAGATTGTCCGAACAAGAAATTATTCAAGATATTAATTCATGTGAGGAGAAAATAATAAATATTATTGGAAAAAAACCAATTGTTTTTAGAGCTCCTTTCGGAGATTATAATAATCTACTTATTTCTACTCTAAACAAACTTGGATATTATGTAATACAATGGGATGTAGACTCATTAGATTGGAAAAATTTAAGTGCAAATGAAATAACAAGACGTGTTTTGAGTAAAGTAAAAAGTGGTTCTATAATATTATTTCATAATAATGCACCAAATACTAAATATGCTTTAGAAGATATATTAAGAAACTTAAAAAATCAAGGATATTCGTTTGTAACAGTATCTGAACTTATTTATAAAAAAGATTTTTATATTGATCATAATGGTACGCAAAAGGTAATAAATGATTAA
- a CDS encoding S1C family serine protease translates to MDDRFEYENENNIPQTTYSPINYEIPKTIKKKSSTKGYLISGLIGGLIGAILITVFFFGYISVNKDKLFSSTTANQSYTQNISNINNSATLTKTALLSSSGESFVSQVAKSVGPAVIGIKNKTNVTDWWTEQQYEVTQGEGSGVIISKDGYIITNNHVISGAKSVTVILSGGKEVPAQIVGTDSQSDLAVLKIDPKYVTAVARLGDSSKVQVGDFAIAIGNPLGQEFAGSVTFGVVSAVNRKLDYNNGMQIPLIQTDAAINPGNSGGALVNKDGEVIGINSAKITDTGVEGMGFAIPINYAKPIIDDLIKYKQVQRPTIGIAVDYYVDRMGNPVGLYIVKVYKGTGAEKAGLKENDIITEIDKTKIKTYNDLLNIIVKHKIGDQVSITVLRDGQVKTFKVTLSKPISNNNE, encoded by the coding sequence ATGGATGATAGATTTGAATATGAAAATGAAAATAATATCCCACAAACAACTTATAGTCCTATTAACTATGAAATTCCAAAAACAATTAAAAAGAAATCTTCAACAAAAGGATATTTAATTTCTGGTTTAATTGGTGGTCTTATTGGTGCAATATTAATAACAGTATTCTTTTTTGGATATATTTCTGTAAATAAAGATAAATTATTTTCATCAACAACAGCTAATCAAAGTTATACACAAAATATTTCTAATATTAATAACTCAGCTACTTTAACTAAAACTGCTTTACTATCAAGTTCAGGTGAATCTTTTGTATCTCAAGTTGCAAAATCTGTAGGGCCTGCAGTAATAGGTATAAAAAATAAAACTAATGTAACTGATTGGTGGACAGAACAACAATATGAAGTAACTCAGGGTGAAGGTTCAGGTGTAATAATTAGTAAAGATGGTTATATTATAACTAATAATCATGTTATTTCTGGTGCTAAATCGGTTACAGTAATTCTTTCTGGTGGTAAAGAAGTCCCAGCTCAAATAGTTGGTACAGATTCACAAAGTGATTTGGCAGTCTTAAAAATTGATCCTAAATACGTAACAGCAGTTGCAAGATTAGGAGATTCTTCTAAAGTTCAAGTTGGAGATTTTGCAATAGCTATTGGAAATCCTCTAGGACAAGAATTTGCAGGTAGTGTAACATTTGGTGTTGTTAGTGCAGTAAACAGAAAATTGGATTACAATAACGGTATGCAAATACCATTAATTCAGACCGATGCTGCTATAAATCCTGGTAACAGTGGTGGTGCATTAGTAAATAAAGATGGCGAAGTTATTGGTATTAATTCGGCTAAAATAACAGATACTGGTGTAGAAGGAATGGGATTTGCTATTCCAATAAATTACGCAAAGCCAATTATTGATGATTTAATAAAATATAAGCAAGTTCAAAGGCCAACTATAGGTATTGCAGTAGATTACTATGTAGATAGAATGGGTAATCCTGTTGGGCTTTATATAGTAAAGGTATATAAAGGTACTGGAGCAGAAAAAGCTGGACTTAAAGAAAATGACATTATTACAGAAATTGATAAAACAAAAATAAAAACTTACAATGATCTTTTAAATATAATTGTAAAGCATAAAATAGGAGACCAAGTTTCAATAACAGTATTAAGAGATGGGCAAGTAAAAACATTTAAAGTTACTCTTTCAAAACCAATTAGCAATAATAATGAATAA
- a CDS encoding DivIVA domain-containing protein has protein sequence MATYRFSKSFRGFKPSAVIEYIDNMENNYKKNIEAKQKEIEQLINQNQELKNRLNDLELAYQELNNQKLKIAELLIEAQEKAENIVSQAVEEGEKRKNQIMEEIKEHEYKLEQLRNEIKNVKLELEQFIQKYAQF, from the coding sequence ATGGCAACTTATAGATTTTCAAAAAGCTTTAGGGGGTTTAAACCAAGTGCAGTAATTGAATATATTGATAATATGGAAAACAATTATAAAAAAAACATTGAAGCTAAACAAAAGGAAATTGAACAATTAATAAATCAAAATCAAGAGTTGAAAAATAGACTTAATGATCTTGAATTAGCCTATCAAGAATTAAATAATCAAAAGTTGAAGATAGCTGAATTATTAATTGAAGCCCAAGAAAAAGCAGAAAATATTGTCTCACAAGCAGTTGAAGAAGGCGAAAAGAGAAAAAATCAGATTATGGAAGAAATAAAGGAACATGAATATAAATTGGAACAACTTAGAAATGAAATTAAAAATGTAAAATTAGAATTAGAGCAATTTATTCAAAAATATGCTCAATTTTAA